One window of the Methylovirgula sp. HY1 genome contains the following:
- a CDS encoding ANTAR domain-containing response regulator, which yields MKVLLADCNPTRSHALERALCASGTDEVVRVDAAEALPDAVQKYAPDLIIIDMDRADRDSIEGVRTVTSRQPHPVVMFVDQDDPILMEEAIAAGVSSYNVVGTALPAVKPIVQAAVALFRHYQETESKLRKAEAGLKERAVIERAKGKLMQERHIAEPEAYHFLRRRAMDRGRRIVDIAAEILGDTSKSG from the coding sequence TTGAAAGTTCTTCTCGCGGATTGCAATCCCACCCGATCGCATGCGCTCGAACGCGCGCTTTGCGCCTCGGGCACGGATGAAGTCGTCCGGGTCGACGCCGCCGAGGCTCTGCCCGACGCCGTTCAAAAATATGCGCCGGATCTCATCATCATCGATATGGATCGTGCCGATCGCGACTCGATCGAAGGTGTGCGTACGGTCACCAGCCGGCAACCGCATCCTGTCGTTATGTTCGTCGATCAAGATGATCCTATTCTGATGGAGGAGGCGATCGCCGCGGGCGTATCCTCCTACAATGTCGTGGGCACGGCGCTGCCGGCAGTGAAGCCGATCGTGCAGGCCGCCGTCGCGCTCTTCCGCCATTATCAAGAGACCGAGTCAAAGCTGCGCAAGGCCGAGGCCGGCCTCAAGGAACGCGCGGTGATCGAACGCGCCAAAGGCAAACTCATGCAAGAGCGTCATATCGCCGAACCGGAGGCCTATCATTTTCTCCGCCGCCGCGCGATGGATCGCGGTCGCCGCATCGTCGACATCGCAGCCGAGATCCTTGGCGACACGAGCAAGTCCGGTTGA
- a CDS encoding slipin family protein: MRPTSSFATLVFVVILGIGVALAYAAFDVSSGVAAYEIILAAFILATIASSAVKVADQWNRAVVLQLGRFQALRGPGLFFIVPIIDTIPYWIDIRVITSTFNAERTLTKDTVPVDVDAVLFWKVVDPMKAALGVADYKSAINWAAQTALRDVIGKTILADMLEGRDKISDELQRVIDSRAEPWGIQIISVEVKDVLIPSALEDAMSMQAQAERERQARVILGDSERQIAEKFGEAAATYANNPTAFHLRAMNMLYEGLKQNSTIVIVPSTAVETMQLGGIAGLTALTMGLGQQQGGNAAPPVGPSAPP, encoded by the coding sequence ATGAGACCGACCAGCTCGTTTGCGACCCTCGTATTTGTCGTCATCCTCGGCATCGGCGTGGCGCTTGCTTATGCGGCCTTTGACGTCTCGAGCGGTGTGGCGGCCTATGAGATTATCCTTGCCGCCTTTATACTTGCGACGATCGCTTCTTCCGCCGTCAAGGTCGCGGATCAATGGAATCGGGCTGTTGTCTTGCAACTCGGCCGTTTCCAGGCACTGCGCGGACCCGGACTGTTCTTTATTGTGCCGATCATCGACACCATTCCCTATTGGATCGATATTCGGGTGATCACTTCGACATTCAACGCAGAGCGCACGCTCACCAAGGATACCGTGCCGGTGGATGTCGACGCGGTGCTGTTCTGGAAGGTCGTCGACCCGATGAAAGCAGCGCTCGGCGTGGCGGATTATAAGAGCGCTATTAACTGGGCTGCGCAAACGGCGCTGCGCGATGTCATCGGCAAGACCATTCTGGCCGATATGCTGGAGGGGCGAGATAAGATCAGCGACGAATTGCAGCGGGTCATCGACAGCAGGGCCGAGCCCTGGGGCATCCAGATCATTTCGGTCGAGGTCAAGGACGTGCTGATTCCGTCAGCGCTCGAAGATGCGATGTCGATGCAGGCGCAGGCCGAGCGCGAGCGTCAGGCCCGCGTCATCCTCGGCGATTCCGAGCGGCAGATCGCCGAGAAATTCGGCGAGGCCGCCGCCACCTATGCGAATAATCCGACGGCCTTTCATCTGCGCGCGATGAACATGCTCTATGAGGGGCTGAAGCAGAATTCCACGATTGTCATCGTGCCGTCCACGGCGGTCGAAACCATGCAGCTCGGCGGCATCGCCGGGTTGACGGCGTTGACGATGGGGTTGGGCCAACAGCAAGGCGGCAATGCCGCGCCGCCGGTGGGGCCTTCGGCGCCGCCCTGA
- a CDS encoding NAD(P)/FAD-dependent oxidoreductase translates to MTFRPSRPKHLVLVGNGMAGMRAIEDIIARAPERYAITIFGAEPHGNYDRILLSSLLAGEKDFENIVLHGHDWYQRHDITLYAGEKIVAIDRTAREVISETGRHTPYDVLILATGSLPIMLPIQGAALPGVLTFRTIADVEAMQRAAEKSGKAIVIGGGLLGLEAAYGLKRRGMDVTVLHLMPHLMERQLDPVAGAMLKQDLARRGIEVITNACTEAILGRNHVTGVVLADGREIPADLVVMAVGIRPNVALAQSSGLAVNRGIEIDDRLATSDPAIYAIGECVEHRGDVFGLVAPLYQMARTLSERLCGNDDALYEATATATRLKVTGIDVFSAGDIYGDEDSEILMFRDAARGIYKRLVMRDTHLVGTLLYGEVRDGLTYLDLMQKHHAIPTAREALMFSPHALENSAQEASA, encoded by the coding sequence ATGACCTTTCGGCCATCGCGCCCAAAACACCTCGTGCTCGTCGGCAATGGCATGGCCGGCATGCGCGCAATCGAAGACATCATCGCCCGCGCGCCAGAGCGCTATGCCATCACGATTTTCGGCGCCGAACCGCACGGCAATTACGATCGCATCCTGCTTTCTTCTCTGCTGGCCGGCGAGAAGGACTTCGAGAACATCGTGCTGCACGGGCACGATTGGTATCAGCGTCACGACATCACTTTGTATGCCGGCGAAAAGATCGTCGCCATCGATCGCACCGCCCGCGAAGTCATCAGCGAGACCGGCCGCCACACGCCTTATGATGTCTTGATCCTGGCGACGGGCTCGCTGCCGATCATGCTGCCGATCCAAGGCGCGGCTCTGCCCGGCGTCCTGACCTTCCGAACGATCGCCGATGTCGAAGCCATGCAGCGCGCCGCGGAGAAAAGCGGCAAAGCGATCGTCATCGGCGGCGGCCTGCTCGGGCTCGAAGCCGCCTATGGTTTGAAGCGCCGCGGCATGGACGTGACCGTGCTGCACCTGATGCCGCATCTGATGGAGCGGCAGCTCGATCCCGTCGCCGGCGCCATGCTGAAACAAGACCTCGCTCGGCGCGGCATCGAGGTCATCACCAATGCCTGCACAGAGGCGATCCTTGGCCGCAATCATGTCACCGGCGTCGTCCTCGCCGACGGCCGCGAGATCCCTGCCGATCTCGTCGTCATGGCGGTCGGCATCAGGCCCAATGTCGCGCTCGCCCAATCCAGTGGCCTCGCGGTCAATCGCGGAATTGAAATCGATGATCGTCTCGCGACCAGCGATCCGGCGATTTATGCCATCGGCGAATGCGTCGAACATCGCGGCGACGTCTTCGGCTTGGTCGCGCCGCTTTACCAAATGGCTCGGACACTTTCCGAACGACTTTGCGGCAATGACGACGCTCTCTATGAAGCGACCGCCACGGCGACACGGCTCAAAGTCACCGGCATAGACGTGTTTTCCGCCGGCGACATTTATGGCGACGAAGACAGTGAGATTTTGATGTTCCGCGACGCCGCGCGCGGCATCTACAAGCGCCTTGTCATGCGCGACACCCATCTCGTCGGCACATTGCTCTATGGCGAAGTGCGCGATGGTCTCACCTATCTCGATCTGATGCAAAAGCACCACGCGATTCCGACCGCGCGCGAGGCGTTGATGTTTTCGCCGCACGCACTCGAGAACTCTGCACAAGAGGCCTCAGCATGA
- a CDS encoding CmpA/NrtA family ABC transporter substrate-binding protein, translated as MAQSEIATGPIRIALLRLTDSAPVIMAETLGFFAQAGLDVDITIEPSWANVADKLSYGLIDAAVMLPPLAFAIALGLRGPKADVIIPMSLSSGGNSVTFTREIATALAADMAQPGDAAAPDALALGRGFAKWLSTRAPRLGPARLGIVHVFSTHNLLLRYWLASVGIDPDEDVELVVVPPAQTVEALAERRIVGFCAGAPWGRLAAEAGLGRAVLPSSAIWQHHPEKCLAVSARFADQNPLALEALLGALLAAAQYCETPANTRAVAAEVAEALRLPLDAVITSLPGCTQEPGVERSDFFAQTTSFPWRSQGYWFLGQMARWGWLDQSTDLVDLATRVYRPDLYAKAAVAAGLSVPVAEWKAEGAHDTAWSLAAIPTPVAMASDRFCDGKIFGPPPGVSA; from the coding sequence ATGGCGCAATCAGAGATCGCCACAGGCCCGATTAGGATTGCGCTGCTGCGCCTCACCGATTCGGCACCTGTCATTATGGCCGAGACTCTCGGTTTCTTTGCGCAAGCCGGACTCGATGTCGACATTACGATCGAGCCCTCCTGGGCGAATGTCGCGGATAAATTGAGCTATGGCCTCATCGACGCCGCCGTGATGCTGCCGCCGCTCGCCTTCGCGATCGCGCTCGGCCTGCGTGGACCCAAGGCCGATGTGATCATACCCATGTCCTTGAGCAGCGGCGGCAATTCCGTCACGTTCACACGCGAGATCGCCACCGCGCTCGCCGCGGATATGGCACAGCCGGGCGATGCAGCGGCACCGGATGCGCTCGCACTCGGACGTGGCTTTGCAAAATGGTTGTCGACGCGCGCGCCGCGCCTCGGTCCTGCACGGCTCGGCATCGTGCATGTCTTTTCGACGCATAATCTCTTGCTGCGCTATTGGCTCGCATCCGTGGGCATCGATCCGGATGAGGATGTCGAACTCGTCGTCGTGCCGCCGGCGCAGACGGTCGAGGCTCTGGCCGAGCGACGGATCGTCGGCTTTTGTGCCGGCGCACCCTGGGGACGCCTTGCCGCTGAGGCCGGCCTTGGCCGCGCCGTGCTGCCGAGTTCGGCGATCTGGCAACATCATCCGGAAAAATGCTTGGCGGTCTCAGCCCGGTTCGCCGACCAAAATCCGCTGGCGCTCGAAGCGTTGCTCGGCGCGCTTTTGGCCGCCGCGCAATATTGCGAGACCCCGGCCAATACGCGGGCTGTCGCCGCCGAGGTCGCCGAAGCCTTACGCTTGCCGCTCGACGCGGTCATCACGTCTCTGCCTGGTTGCACGCAAGAACCGGGCGTCGAGCGTTCTGATTTTTTCGCGCAGACAACGAGTTTTCCCTGGCGCTCGCAGGGCTATTGGTTCCTCGGCCAAATGGCGCGTTGGGGATGGCTCGACCAAAGCACCGATCTCGTCGATCTCGCGACCCGCGTCTATCGGCCAGACCTCTACGCCAAAGCCGCTGTCGCCGCCGGGCTCTCGGTTCCGGTCGCGGAATGGAAGGCGGAAGGCGCGCATGATACGGCGTGGAGCTTAGCGGCAATACCAACGCCGGTCGCAATGGCGAGCGACAGGTTCTGCGACGGCAAAATTTTTGGGCCGCCGCCGGGCGTCTCTGCATAA
- a CDS encoding efflux transporter outer membrane subunit: MGVLLAGCAVGPNFVPPDPGLPQTSFLTASTREPTQKNATRSTLLAPPNPDWWSIFHDRRLTSLEQRVAESNLDVKKATLRLAQSRFNRNVAASAQLPSLSGNTSYEREGISQNGLLGLFSGTPGQEASGGFGSGVGGVPGSLLQPFSLWQYGFDASWELDLWGKVRRQVESADAQVQASVEQSRGVLISSLAEVARDYMQLRGVQMQIKIAKDNLATARQILDVSRTRAQRGLTTGLDVEDAAAQVEAVRAQLPDLERQESEQINALSLLLGEAPGTLAGELVTPHPVPPSPPRLPLGIPSELARRRPDIRQAEAQLHAATADIGVAVGDFYPSVALNGSVGFQALDLKNLWKGTSLQYAMGPSVTLPIFEGGKLKATLAMRTAQQREAAITYHETVLKAWHDVVNALVAYRTERERHLRLIAQAGHARAALGLARDRYDNGVAQFITVLDAERTLLQAEQQAATSATTVAIDLVALYKALGGGWESTFPAAPEPRVNLLKAALSP, from the coding sequence GTGGGAGTGCTGCTCGCCGGCTGTGCCGTCGGGCCGAACTTCGTGCCGCCGGATCCCGGCCTGCCGCAGACGTCTTTCTTGACCGCCTCGACACGCGAGCCGACGCAAAAAAATGCGACACGCTCGACTTTGCTGGCGCCGCCGAACCCGGACTGGTGGTCGATCTTTCATGATCGGAGGCTGACATCTCTCGAACAGCGGGTCGCGGAGTCTAATCTCGACGTCAAGAAGGCCACACTGCGGCTGGCGCAAAGTCGCTTCAATCGCAATGTCGCCGCGTCGGCGCAATTGCCGTCACTCAGCGGCAATACCTCCTATGAGCGCGAGGGGATCAGCCAGAACGGCCTGCTCGGCCTCTTCTCGGGCACGCCCGGGCAAGAAGCGAGCGGCGGCTTCGGCTCCGGCGTCGGCGGCGTTCCCGGGAGTCTGCTGCAGCCGTTCAGTCTTTGGCAATATGGCTTTGATGCATCCTGGGAACTCGATCTCTGGGGCAAGGTCAGGCGCCAGGTCGAATCCGCCGATGCGCAGGTTCAGGCCTCGGTCGAACAAAGTCGCGGCGTCTTGATTTCGAGCCTCGCCGAAGTGGCACGCGATTACATGCAGCTGCGCGGCGTGCAGATGCAGATCAAGATCGCCAAGGACAATCTTGCGACGGCACGGCAAATTCTGGATGTCAGCCGGACCCGCGCGCAGCGGGGTTTGACGACCGGGCTCGACGTCGAAGATGCCGCGGCGCAGGTCGAGGCGGTACGCGCCCAATTGCCGGATCTGGAGCGCCAGGAATCCGAACAGATCAATGCTTTGAGCCTGTTGCTCGGCGAAGCGCCGGGGACGCTTGCCGGCGAACTCGTCACGCCGCATCCGGTGCCGCCGAGTCCGCCGCGTCTGCCGCTCGGCATTCCGTCCGAACTGGCGCGGCGCCGGCCCGACATTCGTCAGGCCGAAGCCCAGCTCCACGCCGCGACCGCCGATATTGGCGTCGCCGTCGGCGATTTCTATCCGAGCGTCGCTCTCAACGGCAGCGTCGGCTTTCAGGCACTCGATCTGAAAAATCTGTGGAAAGGCACGTCTCTGCAATATGCGATGGGGCCGAGCGTCACGTTGCCGATCTTCGAAGGTGGCAAGCTGAAGGCGACACTCGCCATGCGGACCGCGCAGCAGCGCGAGGCCGCCATCACCTATCACGAGACGGTACTGAAGGCTTGGCATGATGTCGTGAACGCGCTTGTCGCCTATCGTACCGAGCGCGAACGTCACTTGCGCCTGATCGCGCAGGCGGGGCATGCACGCGCCGCATTGGGGCTCGCGCGCGACAGGTATGATAATGGTGTCGCGCAGTTCATCACTGTGCTCGATGCGGAGCGGACATTGTTGCAAGCCGAGCAGCAGGCCGCGACGAGTGCCACCACGGTCGCGATTGATCTCGTCGCGCTTTACAAAGCGCTCGGCGGCGGCTGGGAGTCGACGTTTCCTGCCGCGCCCGAGCCAAGGGTCAATTTGCTCAAGGCTGCTCTAAGCCCATGA
- a CDS encoding elongation factor G translates to MTRSAWKAEPAGPRSIALVGPYGSGKSTLFDALMTCAGAPVKRCGDTRSRSMSTELRLGHCHFLDEPWAILDCPGSVEFAYDTLSALMVCDLAVVVCEPSPERMASVTLLMKILEDHAIPHLVFINKIDMLAGRVRDSIAALQNYSNRPMVLRQVPIREADAITGYVDVVSERAYRYRREQDSELISLPNTMQEREREARAGLSEVLADHDDAILEKILEDVAPSSDELFRQLHHDQASGSIVQVLLGSATQGFGILRLWKALRHDAPNAWETAQRHGIAVSDQPLVQIFKTAHAGQAAYTGKLSLSRIWRGTLMDGATLNGNRVGGIHRFVGGEPVRVASANAGELVALGRLENCATGAVLGLHDSSEVMAFPEPPAPVFALVIATKDRKDDVKLSTALHKLVEEDPSISVVHEQATGETLLRGQGEVHLNVALERLATNYNLQINVGTPKIAFKETIRREVHQHARLKRQTGGHGQFADVKLEICPRERGAGFSFTDKIVGGAVPKQYIPAVREASEEAMQKGPFGYPVVDVGVTLVDGSFHSVDSSDMAFRTATRIGIGEALAKAEPVLLEPIDHVTVSVPNQFTAGVQRLLSGRRGQILGYAERPGWPGWDDVEALVPEAELHDFILQLRSDTMGLGSYRKSFDHLAEARGKLAH, encoded by the coding sequence ATGACAAGATCTGCATGGAAGGCCGAGCCGGCCGGCCCGCGATCCATTGCTCTCGTCGGTCCTTATGGGAGCGGTAAGTCTACACTCTTCGATGCTTTGATGACGTGCGCCGGTGCGCCGGTGAAGCGTTGCGGCGACACGCGAAGCCGCAGCATGAGTACCGAACTGCGCCTCGGCCATTGTCATTTTCTCGACGAGCCCTGGGCGATTCTCGATTGCCCCGGCTCGGTCGAATTCGCCTATGACACGCTCAGCGCTTTGATGGTCTGCGATCTTGCCGTCGTCGTTTGCGAGCCGTCGCCGGAACGCATGGCGAGCGTTACTTTGCTGATGAAGATCCTCGAAGATCATGCCATCCCACATCTCGTCTTCATCAACAAGATCGACATGCTTGCCGGACGCGTTCGCGATTCGATCGCGGCATTGCAAAACTATTCCAACCGTCCGATGGTTCTGCGGCAAGTGCCGATCCGCGAGGCGGATGCCATTACCGGCTATGTCGATGTCGTGAGCGAGCGTGCCTATCGCTATCGCCGCGAGCAGGATTCGGAATTGATCAGCCTGCCGAATACGATGCAGGAGCGCGAACGCGAAGCGCGCGCGGGATTGAGCGAAGTCCTCGCCGATCATGACGATGCGATTTTGGAAAAGATCCTCGAAGATGTCGCGCCGAGTTCGGACGAGCTGTTTCGGCAGCTGCATCATGATCAAGCAAGCGGCAGCATCGTTCAGGTTTTGCTCGGCTCCGCGACGCAGGGTTTCGGCATTCTCCGCCTATGGAAGGCCTTGCGGCATGATGCGCCAAATGCCTGGGAGACCGCGCAGCGACATGGCATTGCAGTCTCCGATCAGCCTTTGGTGCAGATCTTCAAGACGGCGCATGCCGGCCAGGCTGCCTATACGGGCAAGCTCTCCCTGAGCCGCATTTGGCGCGGGACTCTGATGGATGGCGCGACGCTCAACGGCAACCGTGTCGGCGGCATCCACCGTTTCGTCGGCGGCGAGCCGGTCCGAGTGGCTTCGGCCAATGCCGGCGAACTCGTTGCGCTCGGGCGCCTCGAAAATTGTGCGACGGGAGCCGTGCTCGGTCTGCATGATTCCTCGGAAGTTATGGCGTTTCCGGAGCCGCCGGCTCCGGTCTTTGCACTGGTGATCGCCACCAAGGATCGCAAGGATGATGTGAAGCTCTCGACCGCCCTGCACAAACTCGTCGAGGAAGATCCCTCCATCTCTGTCGTACACGAGCAGGCGACGGGCGAGACTTTGTTGAGAGGCCAGGGCGAGGTTCATCTCAATGTCGCGCTCGAAAGGCTCGCCACGAATTATAATCTGCAGATCAATGTCGGAACGCCGAAGATCGCCTTCAAGGAGACGATCAGACGCGAGGTTCATCAACATGCGCGGCTGAAACGACAGACCGGCGGCCATGGCCAATTCGCCGATGTGAAGCTCGAAATCTGTCCGCGCGAACGGGGCGCCGGCTTTTCTTTCACCGACAAGATCGTCGGCGGCGCCGTGCCGAAGCAATATATTCCGGCGGTGCGGGAGGCCTCCGAGGAGGCGATGCAAAAGGGGCCTTTCGGCTATCCGGTCGTCGATGTCGGGGTGACATTGGTCGACGGAAGTTTCCATTCGGTCGACAGTTCGGACATGGCGTTTCGAACAGCGACACGCATAGGGATAGGCGAGGCGCTCGCCAAGGCGGAGCCGGTTCTGCTCGAACCGATCGACCATGTAACGGTGAGCGTGCCCAATCAATTCACCGCCGGCGTGCAGCGTTTGTTGAGCGGCCGGCGGGGCCAGATCCTCGGCTATGCGGAGCGTCCGGGCTGGCCCGGCTGGGACGATGTCGAAGCTTTGGTGCCGGAGGCGGAATTGCACGATTTCATCCTGCAATTGCGCTCCGACACGATGGGGCTCGGCAGCTATCGCAAGAGCTTCGATCATCTCGCCGAAGCGCGCGGCAAGCTCGCCCATTGA
- a CDS encoding nitrate reductase, with product MTEATRTTCPYCGVGCGVLVDREGSVIGDPDHPANHGRLCSKGSALAETLSMSGRLLHPKIAGRDAQWEEALALVAQRFETTLKQHGPGSIAFYVSGQLLTEDYYVVNKLAKGFLGTANIDTNSRLCMASSVAGHRRAFGEDLVPGAYEDLDTADLVVLVGANAAWCHPILFQRLEAAREARGTRIVVIDPRRTATAASADLHLAPQSGTDVLIFNGLLAHLAAVDAIDHNYIDRHTSGFTEALTSAKSQTRYLTTVADDCGLAQRDLAQFYEWFATTEKTVTAYSQGVNQSTAGADKVNAIINCHLATGRIGRPGMGPLSLTGQPNAMGGREVGGLANQLAAHMSFDDPAAVERVRSFWNAPHLAHQSGLTAVDMFDAVADGRIKAIWIMGTNPAVSMPNAGKVRRALASCPFVVVSDCTAETDTAELAHVLLPAAGWGEKDGTVTNSERRISRQRGFRSPAGAARFDWAIVTDVAHRLGFADAFPYTTAADVFREHAALSAFENDGQRCFDLGGLAHLDDAAYDALEPVQWPVRDGNVSGTQRLLEDGIYPTKDGRSHFIAVSFKAPRHSAEAAYPLILNSGRLRDQWHTMTRTGLVPRLSLHRPDPCLDIAPCDAACRAIDDGDLVRLSTRWGTAVAEVRVTTDQPRGSVFLPMHWNDQFAADCIIGKLVNPAVDPISHQPELKHTPIFVEKIALGFEVLLMTRRRFKPNGFLHWSRRPAEGCEIYRLRGPEPALDIIAYVEALFAPQETWEFIEYRDPSRGIARLAFVSSEGIEECLFLGPPGSLPQAGAVIGLFAEKAPLDDACRMSFLSGEIAGAPAPTGRIICTCFQVGEQTIQDTIVSKGITDVRALGKRLRAGTNCGSCIPELKDILQQNQAALAAE from the coding sequence ATGACCGAAGCGACACGCACCACTTGTCCCTATTGCGGCGTCGGCTGCGGCGTGCTGGTCGATCGAGAAGGGAGCGTCATCGGCGATCCGGATCATCCCGCCAATCACGGCCGGCTTTGCTCGAAAGGCTCGGCGCTTGCCGAAACGCTGAGCATGTCCGGGCGCCTGCTGCATCCGAAAATTGCCGGCCGCGATGCGCAATGGGAGGAGGCGCTGGCGCTCGTTGCCCAGCGCTTCGAAACCACGCTCAAACAGCATGGGCCGGGGTCGATCGCCTTCTATGTTTCGGGGCAATTGCTGACCGAGGATTATTACGTCGTCAACAAGCTCGCCAAGGGCTTCCTCGGCACCGCGAATATAGACACGAATTCGCGGCTCTGTATGGCGTCGAGCGTCGCCGGCCATCGCCGCGCCTTCGGCGAAGATCTCGTGCCCGGTGCCTATGAAGATCTCGACACGGCGGATCTCGTCGTGCTCGTCGGCGCCAATGCCGCCTGGTGTCATCCGATCCTGTTCCAGCGCCTCGAAGCGGCGCGTGAAGCGCGCGGCACACGGATCGTCGTGATCGACCCGCGCCGCACCGCAACAGCGGCCTCTGCGGATCTGCATCTCGCGCCGCAATCCGGCACGGATGTTTTGATCTTCAACGGCCTTCTCGCACATCTCGCCGCGGTCGATGCGATCGACCACAATTATATCGATCGCCATACGTCCGGCTTTACCGAAGCACTTACCAGCGCCAAATCTCAGACACGCTATCTCACCACGGTCGCCGACGATTGCGGCCTCGCGCAGCGCGATCTCGCGCAGTTCTATGAATGGTTCGCGACGACGGAAAAGACCGTCACGGCCTATTCGCAAGGCGTCAACCAATCCACCGCCGGCGCCGACAAGGTGAATGCGATCATCAATTGCCATTTGGCGACAGGCCGGATCGGCAGGCCGGGCATGGGACCACTTTCATTGACCGGCCAACCCAATGCCATGGGCGGGCGCGAAGTCGGCGGCCTCGCCAATCAGCTCGCCGCCCATATGAGTTTCGATGACCCCGCCGCCGTCGAACGCGTCCGCAGTTTTTGGAATGCCCCCCATCTGGCGCATCAATCGGGCCTCACCGCGGTCGATATGTTCGATGCCGTCGCAGACGGACGGATCAAGGCGATCTGGATCATGGGCACCAATCCGGCCGTCAGCATGCCGAATGCCGGCAAAGTGCGGCGCGCGCTCGCCAGTTGTCCGTTCGTCGTGGTTTCCGATTGCACGGCGGAAACGGACACCGCTGAATTAGCGCATGTGCTTCTGCCAGCCGCTGGCTGGGGCGAAAAAGACGGCACCGTCACCAATTCGGAGCGACGGATTTCCCGCCAGCGGGGCTTCCGCAGCCCAGCCGGTGCGGCGCGCTTCGATTGGGCGATCGTCACCGATGTCGCGCATCGGCTCGGCTTTGCCGACGCCTTCCCCTATACGACAGCCGCCGATGTCTTCCGCGAACATGCCGCACTTTCAGCCTTTGAAAACGATGGGCAGCGCTGCTTCGATCTCGGTGGCCTCGCGCATCTCGACGATGCCGCTTATGACGCGCTCGAGCCGGTGCAATGGCCGGTGCGGGACGGCAATGTATCGGGCACCCAACGCCTGCTCGAAGACGGCATCTATCCAACCAAGGATGGGCGGAGCCATTTCATCGCCGTGAGCTTTAAGGCGCCGCGCCATTCGGCCGAGGCGGCCTATCCTCTGATCCTCAACAGCGGCCGGCTGCGCGACCAATGGCACACGATGACCCGCACCGGCCTGGTGCCGCGGTTGTCACTGCATCGGCCGGACCCCTGCCTCGACATCGCGCCGTGCGATGCCGCCTGCCGCGCCATCGACGACGGCGATCTCGTCCGGCTTTCGACTCGCTGGGGTACGGCTGTCGCCGAGGTGCGGGTGACCACCGACCAGCCGAGGGGCAGCGTGTTTTTGCCAATGCATTGGAACGATCAATTCGCCGCCGATTGCATCATCGGAAAGCTCGTCAATCCTGCGGTCGATCCGATCTCGCATCAGCCGGAGCTGAAACATACGCCCATCTTCGTCGAAAAGATCGCATTGGGATTCGAAGTGCTGCTGATGACCAGGCGACGCTTCAAACCGAATGGTTTTCTGCATTGGTCGCGTCGTCCGGCCGAAGGCTGCGAGATCTATCGCTTGCGCGGGCCGGAGCCGGCACTCGACATCATTGCCTACGTCGAGGCTCTGTTCGCGCCGCAAGAGACATGGGAGTTCATCGAATATCGCGATCCATCGCGCGGCATCGCCAGGCTGGCCTTCGTCAGCAGCGAGGGAATCGAAGAATGTCTGTTTCTTGGACCGCCGGGCAGCCTGCCCCAAGCCGGCGCCGTAATCGGCCTCTTCGCCGAAAAGGCACCGCTCGACGATGCCTGTCGCATGTCCTTTCTGAGCGGCGAAATCGCCGGCGCGCCGGCACCGACCGGGCGCATCATCTGCACCTGTTTCCAGGTGGGTGAACAGACGATTCAGGACACCATCGTCTCGAAAGGCATCACCGATGTGCGCGCGCTCGGCAAAAGACTGCGCGCCGGCACCAATTGCGGCTCCTGCATCCCCGAACTCAAAGACATTCTGCAGCAGAACCAAGCGGCGCTGGCGGCGGAGTGA